Proteins encoded in a region of the Rutidosis leptorrhynchoides isolate AG116_Rl617_1_P2 chromosome 9, CSIRO_AGI_Rlap_v1, whole genome shotgun sequence genome:
- the LOC139866397 gene encoding putative FBD-associated F-box protein At1g61330 yields MTGVEQVSFTSKTLESLLSTHNYIISKIDAISDTMQQSSRLKLDVPLFSGDNVLIWIFQMENFFAFHQTPCEQRLNIASLYMTGVAINWYHLMHRTHQISTWEAFIKSLELRFLNPESKQLHEVIQTSTVSAYIVEFEALATQMTTIGLVDVLDCFISGLRDDIKRELLILKPSSVSEAMCMAKLVEAGKLQSSSISPLLSEDDSVSTPLQGTMDGADDDVNDDDDDKVTSLVNGGSTTPLGTTDTCLSVGGTGASLNYVDCFFEEGCRRSNSNDFISQMPDEVLVTILSLLTIKEAATTSILSTRWRLMWRGLIKLNFHGNQTFDVLYDMFCDDFSECDKYINQVNSVIQSYNHPMIEDFRILYPLNNQRRSVVDQWLQFAVNKKVEFLELDLSPGYSNYDFPLRLSEMELVSLKKLILKKVKVSDTILVNLVSNSPNLETLSILDPLDLRNIHVGGQALKLKHFEILETCGYFIRSIYLSDFDLESFTYSGGEIRLRFSHLPKLNKVDLGQICWWPVDKVFEIVSTCASSLQSLSIAVYPDKRHVKPKQLYELPNVKQLRMMLRGNKHLLDLAYIVNAFPKMESFKLEIDWTGAVVRRKTRDDTNHHEHLKCVEIVGYKGRKYDFELVAYIINIADALKKIVIGISKEFKQQAARSYAKRVESILPQGVELVIL; encoded by the exons ATGACCGGGGTAGAACAAGTATCGTTTACCTCCAAAACCCTAGAAAGCCTTCTCTCTACTCACAATTACATAATTTCCAAAATCGATGCCATTTCTGATACAATGCAACAATCATCTCGTCTTAAATTAGACGTTCCGTTGTTTTCGGGTGACAACGTCTTAATTTGGATTTTTCAAATGGAAAATTTCttcgcatttcatcaaacaccttgtgaGCAACGCCTTAATATCGCATCTCTTTACATGACCGGTGTTGCGATAAACTGGTACCATCTGATGCATCGTACACATCAGATTTCCACCTGGGAAGCTTTCATTAAGTCTCTTGAACTTCGATTTCTGAATCCAGAATCTAAACAATTGCATGAAGTTATACAAACCTCTACTGTATCCGCTTACATTGTTGAATTTGAGGCACTCGCGACACAAATGACTACAATAGGACTTGTGGATGTTTTGGATTGTTTTATATCGGGGTTACGGGATGATATCAAACGGGAATTATTAATATTGAAACCTTCTTCAGTTTCGGAAGCAATGTGTATGGCTAAATTGGTTGAGGCTGGCAAGCTTCAATCTTCCTCAATATCACCATTGCTTTCGGAAGATGATTCTGTTTCAACACCTCTACAAGGAACCATGGATGGTGCTGATGATGATgttaatgacgatgatgatgataaagttacTAGCCTTGTCAATGGTGGTTCCACAACACCACTTGGCACAACTGATACGTGTCTCTCTGTTGGTGGTACTGGAGCATCATTAAATTATGTGGATTGCTTTTTTGAG GAGGGTTGTCGAAGATCAAATTCAAATGATTTCATAAGCCAAATGCCGGATGAAGTTCTTGTTACGATACTCTCTCTTTTGACCATAAAGGAAGCCGCGACAACCAGCATTCTCTCCACAAGATGGAGGCTCATGTGGCGTGGTTTAATCAAATTGAACTTTCATGGCAATCAAACTTTTGATGTCCTGTATGACATGTTTTGTGACGACTTTTCAGAGTGCGATAAGTACATCAACCAGGTGAACAGTGTCATCCAAAGCTACAATCATCCAATGATTGAAGACTTCCGGATTCTTTATCCTTTGAATAATCAACGTCGAAGTGTAGTCGATCAATGGCTCCAGTTTGCGGTTAATAAGAAAGTTGAGTTTCTTGAATTGGATTTATCACCTGGATATAGTAATTATGATTTTCCTTTGAGACTATCTGAGATGGAGCTAGTGTCTCTTAAAAAACTTATCTTAAAGAAGGTTAAAGTGAGTGACACAATTCTTGTGAACCTTGTATCTAATTCTCCAAATCTTGAGACATTATCAATCCTTGATCCACTAGACCTTAGGAATATACATGTAGGTGGGCAAGCTCTCAAATTAAAACACTTTGAAATTTTGGAAACATGTGGATATTTTATTAGATCCATTTATTTATCTGATTTTGATCTTGAATCATTCACTTACTCTGGAGGAGAGATACGCTTGAGGTTTTCTCATCTTCCAAAACTTAATAAAGTCGATTTGGGTCAAATATGTTGGTGGCCAGTTGATAAGGTTTTTGAAATAGTATCCACTTGTGCCTCTTCCCTTCAGTCTCTTTCCATTGCTGTATATCCTGACAAG CGGCATGTTAAACCTAAGCAATTGTATGAGCTACCAAATGTGAAGCAATTAAGAATGATGCTTCGTGGTAACAAacatcttctagatttggcttacATTGTAAATGCATTTCCGAAGATGGAAAGTTTTAAACTTGAG ATAGATTGGACTGGAGCGGTTGTAAGGAGAAAAACAAGGGATGATACTAATCACCATGAACACCTTAAATGTGTTGAAATTGTGGGGTATAAAGGTCGAAAATATGACTTTGAACTTGTTGCGTACATCATAAACATCGCTGATGCACTCAAAAAAATTGTGATTGgaatttcaaaagaatttaagcaGCAAGCTGCTCGATCTTATGCTAAGCGTGTGGAATCAATACTGCCTCAAGGTGTGGAATTGGTCATACTCTAA